From the Syngnathoides biaculeatus isolate LvHL_M chromosome 10, ASM1980259v1, whole genome shotgun sequence genome, one window contains:
- the rbck1 gene encoding ranBP-type and C3HC4-type zinc finger-containing protein 1 isoform X3 yields MSHLKRDLGDDPGHAGETMFLGCLGNHAGSLRKSGWGKGTEELTKCLTEALSVGDEEEAVALTRKLCRLSLPVCVSVRSQAYPQESIRLVVGVEDAKSDAATSVSVMVSCGMTVSQLKDKINKIYGFHPTLQRWVIGKRLARDHDTLYSHGIRSDGDWAFLFIVSAHAAHFTSRQQRLNEEQRPLQGIAEETIKVIPRANDGKKSPSASLPTQFPPHPGPPPSAPPPPPQAEPLPAQPGWVCPSCTFINEPTCRGCRMCSAEKPEDYRVPEAHKPPPPPPPRPLLHPPPPPRVEPLPPQLGWMCPTCTFVNEPTRPGCRMCSAERPEDYRVPEAHQPVGEEAERLEKEMMAVFFFEEVENLKRLINYSELRKTDDLNIVPNTSESTCPICFCDLEQGMGIVLRECLHAFCRECLRGTIMNCEDAEVSCPEQCDMKLVDREIKAAIHDNMNCQEYQEDLRIRAQNDNAAQQTQNLLKLLLQSGKAMNCPQCDIIIQKRDGCDWVCCSVCRMEICWVTKQARWGPNGRGDTSGGCKCRVNNKPCHPNCLNCH; encoded by the exons atgtcccacctgaAAAGAGAcctcggggacgacccaggacacgctggagagactatgtttctcgGCTGTCTTGGGAACCACGCGGGATCCCTCCGAAagagtggctggggaaagggaa CGGAGGAGCTGACGAAATGTCTGACCGAAGCTCTGAGCGTCGGGGATGAAGAAGAGGCGGTCGCGCTGACCCGGAAGCTGTGCCGACTCTCTCTGCCGGTGTGCGTAAGCGTTCGAAGCCAGGCCTACCCTCAGGAATCCATCAG GTTGGTGGTGGGTGTGGAAGACGCGAAGTCCGACGCCGCCACGTCGGTGAGCGTAATGGTTTCGTGCGGAATGACCGTCTCCCAACTCAAAGACAAG ATCAACAAGATATATGGCTTCCACCCGACGCTGCAGCGCTGGGTGATCGGGAAGCGGTTGGCACGTGACCACGACACGCTGTACAGTCATGGCATTCGCAGCGATGGCGACTGGGCTTTCCTGTTTATCGTGTCTGCACACGCCGCTCATTTCACGAGCCGGCAGCAGCGTCTGAACGAAGAGCAGCGTCCCCTTCAGG GCATCGCGGAAGAGACGATTAAAGTGATTCCCAGAGCGAATGATGGGAAGAAATCTCCTTCAGCGTCATTGCCAACCCAGTTTCCTCCTCATCCTGGTCCTCCTCCTTctgctcctccccctcctcctcaagCGGAACCTCTCCCGGCTCAG CCGGGCTGGGTGTGTCCAAGTTGTACATTCATCAACGAGCCAACTTGTCGCGGATGCCGGATGTGCAGCGCGGAGAAGCCAGAGGATTACCGCGTCCCCGAAGCTCacaaacctcctcctcctcctcctcctcgtccccTTCTtcatcctccccctcctcctcgaGTTGAACCTCTCCCGCCTCAG CTGGGCTGGATGTGTCCGACTTGTACGTTCGTCAACGAGCCAACTCGTCCCGGGTGCCGGATGTGCAGCGCGGAGAGGCCAGAGGATTACCGCGTCCCCGAAGCTCACCAGCCGGTCGGAGAGGAAGCTGAGCGGCTTGAGAAGGAGATGatggcagtattttttttcgaGGAG GTTGAGAATCTGAAACGACTGATAAACTACTCGGAATTGCGAAAGACCGACGATCTGAACATCGTTCCCAATACCTCAGAGTCTACCTGTCCCATCTGCTTCTGTGATCTGGAGCAAGGCATGGGCATAGTGCTCAGGGAGTGCCTGCACGCTTTCTGCAG GGAATGTTTGCGAGGGACCATCATGAACTGTGAGGATGCTGAGGTGTCCTGTCCCGAGCAGTGCGATATGAAGCTCGTCGACAGAGAGATCAAAGCG GCCATTCACGATAACATGAATTGTCAGGAGTATCAAGAGGACCTCCGCATCCGGGCACAAAACGACAACGCGGCGCAGCAGACCCAAAATCTTCTGAAG CTCTTGCTCCAGAGCGGCAAGGCCATGAATTGTCCGCAGTGTGACATAATCATCCAGAAGAGAGACGGCTGCGACTGGGTCTGCTGCTCTGTGTGCCGGATGGAAATCTGCTGGGTGACCAAACAAGCTCGCTGGGGACCCAAC GGAAGAGGAGACACATCCGGAGGCTGTAAATGCCGAGTGAATAATAAGCCGTGCCATCCCAACTGCCTCAACTGCCACTGA
- the rbck1 gene encoding ranBP-type and C3HC4-type zinc finger-containing protein 1 isoform X2 has product MGTRVAPNATLKEAEELTKCLTEALSVGDEEEAVALTRKLCRLSLPVCVSVRSQAYPQESIRLVVGVEDAKSDAATSVSVMVSCGMTVSQLKDKINKIYGFHPTLQRWVIGKRLARDHDTLYSHGIRSDGDWAFLFIVSAHAAHFTSRQQRLNEEQRPLQGIAEETIKVIPRANDGKKSPSASLPTQFPPHPGPPPSAPPPPPQAEPLPAQPGWVCPSCTFINEPTCRGCRMCSAEKPEDYRVPEAHKPPPPPPPRPLLHPPPPPRVEPLPPQLGWMCPTCTFVNEPTRPGCRMCSAERPEDYRVPEAHQPVGEEAERLEKEMMAVFFFEEVENLKRLINYSELRKTDDLNIVPNTSESTCPICFCDLEQGMGIVLRECLHAFCRECLRGTIMNCEDAEVSCPEQCDMKLVDREIKALLTEQEYERFLEQRLSVAESRLQCTFHCRTADCRGWCIYEDEVNEFHCELCGRMNCIICRAIHDNMNCQEYQEDLRIRAQNDNAAQQTQNLLKLLLQSGKAMNCPQCDIIIQKRDGCDWVCCSVCRMEICWVTKQARWGPNGRGDTSGGCKCRVNNKPCHPNCLNCH; this is encoded by the exons ATGGGCACGCGGGTGGCTCCGAATGCCACTTTAAAAGAGG CGGAGGAGCTGACGAAATGTCTGACCGAAGCTCTGAGCGTCGGGGATGAAGAAGAGGCGGTCGCGCTGACCCGGAAGCTGTGCCGACTCTCTCTGCCGGTGTGCGTAAGCGTTCGAAGCCAGGCCTACCCTCAGGAATCCATCAG GTTGGTGGTGGGTGTGGAAGACGCGAAGTCCGACGCCGCCACGTCGGTGAGCGTAATGGTTTCGTGCGGAATGACCGTCTCCCAACTCAAAGACAAG ATCAACAAGATATATGGCTTCCACCCGACGCTGCAGCGCTGGGTGATCGGGAAGCGGTTGGCACGTGACCACGACACGCTGTACAGTCATGGCATTCGCAGCGATGGCGACTGGGCTTTCCTGTTTATCGTGTCTGCACACGCCGCTCATTTCACGAGCCGGCAGCAGCGTCTGAACGAAGAGCAGCGTCCCCTTCAGG GCATCGCGGAAGAGACGATTAAAGTGATTCCCAGAGCGAATGATGGGAAGAAATCTCCTTCAGCGTCATTGCCAACCCAGTTTCCTCCTCATCCTGGTCCTCCTCCTTctgctcctccccctcctcctcaagCGGAACCTCTCCCGGCTCAG CCGGGCTGGGTGTGTCCAAGTTGTACATTCATCAACGAGCCAACTTGTCGCGGATGCCGGATGTGCAGCGCGGAGAAGCCAGAGGATTACCGCGTCCCCGAAGCTCacaaacctcctcctcctcctcctcctcgtccccTTCTtcatcctccccctcctcctcgaGTTGAACCTCTCCCGCCTCAG CTGGGCTGGATGTGTCCGACTTGTACGTTCGTCAACGAGCCAACTCGTCCCGGGTGCCGGATGTGCAGCGCGGAGAGGCCAGAGGATTACCGCGTCCCCGAAGCTCACCAGCCGGTCGGAGAGGAAGCTGAGCGGCTTGAGAAGGAGATGatggcagtattttttttcgaGGAG GTTGAGAATCTGAAACGACTGATAAACTACTCGGAATTGCGAAAGACCGACGATCTGAACATCGTTCCCAATACCTCAGAGTCTACCTGTCCCATCTGCTTCTGTGATCTGGAGCAAGGCATGGGCATAGTGCTCAGGGAGTGCCTGCACGCTTTCTGCAG GGAATGTTTGCGAGGGACCATCATGAACTGTGAGGATGCTGAGGTGTCCTGTCCCGAGCAGTGCGATATGAAGCTCGTCGACAGAGAGATCAAAGCG CTGCTCACGGAACAGGAGTACGAGCGTTTTCTGGAACAACGTCTGAGCGTCGCCGAAAGCCGCCTGCAGTGCACCTTCCACTGTCGCACGGCCGACTGTCGAGGCTG GTGCATCTATGAGGACGAAGTCAACGAATTCCACTGCGAGCTCTGCGGCCGGATGAACTGCATTATCTGCAGG GCCATTCACGATAACATGAATTGTCAGGAGTATCAAGAGGACCTCCGCATCCGGGCACAAAACGACAACGCGGCGCAGCAGACCCAAAATCTTCTGAAG CTCTTGCTCCAGAGCGGCAAGGCCATGAATTGTCCGCAGTGTGACATAATCATCCAGAAGAGAGACGGCTGCGACTGGGTCTGCTGCTCTGTGTGCCGGATGGAAATCTGCTGGGTGACCAAACAAGCTCGCTGGGGACCCAAC GGAAGAGGAGACACATCCGGAGGCTGTAAATGCCGAGTGAATAATAAGCCGTGCCATCCCAACTGCCTCAACTGCCACTGA
- the rbck1 gene encoding ranBP-type and C3HC4-type zinc finger-containing protein 1 isoform X1 — MSHLKRDLGDDPGHAGETMFLGCLGNHAGSLRKSGWGKGTEELTKCLTEALSVGDEEEAVALTRKLCRLSLPVCVSVRSQAYPQESIRLVVGVEDAKSDAATSVSVMVSCGMTVSQLKDKINKIYGFHPTLQRWVIGKRLARDHDTLYSHGIRSDGDWAFLFIVSAHAAHFTSRQQRLNEEQRPLQGIAEETIKVIPRANDGKKSPSASLPTQFPPHPGPPPSAPPPPPQAEPLPAQPGWVCPSCTFINEPTCRGCRMCSAEKPEDYRVPEAHKPPPPPPPRPLLHPPPPPRVEPLPPQLGWMCPTCTFVNEPTRPGCRMCSAERPEDYRVPEAHQPVGEEAERLEKEMMAVFFFEEVENLKRLINYSELRKTDDLNIVPNTSESTCPICFCDLEQGMGIVLRECLHAFCRECLRGTIMNCEDAEVSCPEQCDMKLVDREIKALLTEQEYERFLEQRLSVAESRLQCTFHCRTADCRGWCIYEDEVNEFHCELCGRMNCIICRAIHDNMNCQEYQEDLRIRAQNDNAAQQTQNLLKLLLQSGKAMNCPQCDIIIQKRDGCDWVCCSVCRMEICWVTKQARWGPNGRGDTSGGCKCRVNNKPCHPNCLNCH, encoded by the exons atgtcccacctgaAAAGAGAcctcggggacgacccaggacacgctggagagactatgtttctcgGCTGTCTTGGGAACCACGCGGGATCCCTCCGAAagagtggctggggaaagggaa CGGAGGAGCTGACGAAATGTCTGACCGAAGCTCTGAGCGTCGGGGATGAAGAAGAGGCGGTCGCGCTGACCCGGAAGCTGTGCCGACTCTCTCTGCCGGTGTGCGTAAGCGTTCGAAGCCAGGCCTACCCTCAGGAATCCATCAG GTTGGTGGTGGGTGTGGAAGACGCGAAGTCCGACGCCGCCACGTCGGTGAGCGTAATGGTTTCGTGCGGAATGACCGTCTCCCAACTCAAAGACAAG ATCAACAAGATATATGGCTTCCACCCGACGCTGCAGCGCTGGGTGATCGGGAAGCGGTTGGCACGTGACCACGACACGCTGTACAGTCATGGCATTCGCAGCGATGGCGACTGGGCTTTCCTGTTTATCGTGTCTGCACACGCCGCTCATTTCACGAGCCGGCAGCAGCGTCTGAACGAAGAGCAGCGTCCCCTTCAGG GCATCGCGGAAGAGACGATTAAAGTGATTCCCAGAGCGAATGATGGGAAGAAATCTCCTTCAGCGTCATTGCCAACCCAGTTTCCTCCTCATCCTGGTCCTCCTCCTTctgctcctccccctcctcctcaagCGGAACCTCTCCCGGCTCAG CCGGGCTGGGTGTGTCCAAGTTGTACATTCATCAACGAGCCAACTTGTCGCGGATGCCGGATGTGCAGCGCGGAGAAGCCAGAGGATTACCGCGTCCCCGAAGCTCacaaacctcctcctcctcctcctcctcgtccccTTCTtcatcctccccctcctcctcgaGTTGAACCTCTCCCGCCTCAG CTGGGCTGGATGTGTCCGACTTGTACGTTCGTCAACGAGCCAACTCGTCCCGGGTGCCGGATGTGCAGCGCGGAGAGGCCAGAGGATTACCGCGTCCCCGAAGCTCACCAGCCGGTCGGAGAGGAAGCTGAGCGGCTTGAGAAGGAGATGatggcagtattttttttcgaGGAG GTTGAGAATCTGAAACGACTGATAAACTACTCGGAATTGCGAAAGACCGACGATCTGAACATCGTTCCCAATACCTCAGAGTCTACCTGTCCCATCTGCTTCTGTGATCTGGAGCAAGGCATGGGCATAGTGCTCAGGGAGTGCCTGCACGCTTTCTGCAG GGAATGTTTGCGAGGGACCATCATGAACTGTGAGGATGCTGAGGTGTCCTGTCCCGAGCAGTGCGATATGAAGCTCGTCGACAGAGAGATCAAAGCG CTGCTCACGGAACAGGAGTACGAGCGTTTTCTGGAACAACGTCTGAGCGTCGCCGAAAGCCGCCTGCAGTGCACCTTCCACTGTCGCACGGCCGACTGTCGAGGCTG GTGCATCTATGAGGACGAAGTCAACGAATTCCACTGCGAGCTCTGCGGCCGGATGAACTGCATTATCTGCAGG GCCATTCACGATAACATGAATTGTCAGGAGTATCAAGAGGACCTCCGCATCCGGGCACAAAACGACAACGCGGCGCAGCAGACCCAAAATCTTCTGAAG CTCTTGCTCCAGAGCGGCAAGGCCATGAATTGTCCGCAGTGTGACATAATCATCCAGAAGAGAGACGGCTGCGACTGGGTCTGCTGCTCTGTGTGCCGGATGGAAATCTGCTGGGTGACCAAACAAGCTCGCTGGGGACCCAAC GGAAGAGGAGACACATCCGGAGGCTGTAAATGCCGAGTGAATAATAAGCCGTGCCATCCCAACTGCCTCAACTGCCACTGA
- the rbck1 gene encoding ranBP-type and C3HC4-type zinc finger-containing protein 1 isoform X4, with amino-acid sequence MVSCGMTVSQLKDKINKIYGFHPTLQRWVIGKRLARDHDTLYSHGIRSDGDWAFLFIVSAHAAHFTSRQQRLNEEQRPLQGIAEETIKVIPRANDGKKSPSASLPTQFPPHPGPPPSAPPPPPQAEPLPAQPGWVCPSCTFINEPTCRGCRMCSAEKPEDYRVPEAHKPPPPPPPRPLLHPPPPPRVEPLPPQLGWMCPTCTFVNEPTRPGCRMCSAERPEDYRVPEAHQPVGEEAERLEKEMMAVFFFEEVENLKRLINYSELRKTDDLNIVPNTSESTCPICFCDLEQGMGIVLRECLHAFCRECLRGTIMNCEDAEVSCPEQCDMKLVDREIKALLTEQEYERFLEQRLSVAESRLQCTFHCRTADCRGWCIYEDEVNEFHCELCGRMNCIICRAIHDNMNCQEYQEDLRIRAQNDNAAQQTQNLLKLLLQSGKAMNCPQCDIIIQKRDGCDWVCCSVCRMEICWVTKQARWGPNGRGDTSGGCKCRVNNKPCHPNCLNCH; translated from the exons ATGGTTTCGTGCGGAATGACCGTCTCCCAACTCAAAGACAAG ATCAACAAGATATATGGCTTCCACCCGACGCTGCAGCGCTGGGTGATCGGGAAGCGGTTGGCACGTGACCACGACACGCTGTACAGTCATGGCATTCGCAGCGATGGCGACTGGGCTTTCCTGTTTATCGTGTCTGCACACGCCGCTCATTTCACGAGCCGGCAGCAGCGTCTGAACGAAGAGCAGCGTCCCCTTCAGG GCATCGCGGAAGAGACGATTAAAGTGATTCCCAGAGCGAATGATGGGAAGAAATCTCCTTCAGCGTCATTGCCAACCCAGTTTCCTCCTCATCCTGGTCCTCCTCCTTctgctcctccccctcctcctcaagCGGAACCTCTCCCGGCTCAG CCGGGCTGGGTGTGTCCAAGTTGTACATTCATCAACGAGCCAACTTGTCGCGGATGCCGGATGTGCAGCGCGGAGAAGCCAGAGGATTACCGCGTCCCCGAAGCTCacaaacctcctcctcctcctcctcctcgtccccTTCTtcatcctccccctcctcctcgaGTTGAACCTCTCCCGCCTCAG CTGGGCTGGATGTGTCCGACTTGTACGTTCGTCAACGAGCCAACTCGTCCCGGGTGCCGGATGTGCAGCGCGGAGAGGCCAGAGGATTACCGCGTCCCCGAAGCTCACCAGCCGGTCGGAGAGGAAGCTGAGCGGCTTGAGAAGGAGATGatggcagtattttttttcgaGGAG GTTGAGAATCTGAAACGACTGATAAACTACTCGGAATTGCGAAAGACCGACGATCTGAACATCGTTCCCAATACCTCAGAGTCTACCTGTCCCATCTGCTTCTGTGATCTGGAGCAAGGCATGGGCATAGTGCTCAGGGAGTGCCTGCACGCTTTCTGCAG GGAATGTTTGCGAGGGACCATCATGAACTGTGAGGATGCTGAGGTGTCCTGTCCCGAGCAGTGCGATATGAAGCTCGTCGACAGAGAGATCAAAGCG CTGCTCACGGAACAGGAGTACGAGCGTTTTCTGGAACAACGTCTGAGCGTCGCCGAAAGCCGCCTGCAGTGCACCTTCCACTGTCGCACGGCCGACTGTCGAGGCTG GTGCATCTATGAGGACGAAGTCAACGAATTCCACTGCGAGCTCTGCGGCCGGATGAACTGCATTATCTGCAGG GCCATTCACGATAACATGAATTGTCAGGAGTATCAAGAGGACCTCCGCATCCGGGCACAAAACGACAACGCGGCGCAGCAGACCCAAAATCTTCTGAAG CTCTTGCTCCAGAGCGGCAAGGCCATGAATTGTCCGCAGTGTGACATAATCATCCAGAAGAGAGACGGCTGCGACTGGGTCTGCTGCTCTGTGTGCCGGATGGAAATCTGCTGGGTGACCAAACAAGCTCGCTGGGGACCCAAC GGAAGAGGAGACACATCCGGAGGCTGTAAATGCCGAGTGAATAATAAGCCGTGCCATCCCAACTGCCTCAACTGCCACTGA